Genomic DNA from Oryza sativa Japonica Group chromosome 5, ASM3414082v1:
GTTccgttgtttattttttttaatttcggtATAGAATTCTTGATTCATTTTAGTTCTGTTCCTGAGAAAATTTGTACAAGTTGATTCATTAGAGGCTTTTCCCGATTGACAGTGCCCTGACTCGTGTGTGATACGATGCCTATGTTCCCGTTAATTTTGCATTCACTTTTGCATCCAATCCTACGTTTGATATATCGTTTGAAGCAACTCATTGGCACTCAATTGCTAATTATGAGTGACCAACAAACGTCTCGTCTCTAAACTCTCTTATTTTTCGTCGAAAATCCTAGGTGACATCCAGGGTCGAAAccataagggtgtgtttggataatgggaaatggagggtgggattgggattgggaaatgaatgaagggttaggattaaatggaagaATAAAttgttaggatttaaagatacCTTTTAATaggtgggaaatcatttccctatcccattatccaaacaatACCTGAGGGGGCAGCCATTGAATCATCCTTTTGAACAACAATCAAAATCAGAAGATGTTGGAGAAGCAGGATCATCCATGAAAGTGCGCAAACAGGGAAATGCTGTAGAAAGTAGGGACTCCAGAGGATAATTGAGTTCCAAATCTAAACCACTGCCTAATCTGGTTGTCCACACCACTGGATAATGTACAATAAAATCTAAGCATAAGTACTAAATGGTTTAGTGGAGTACTTATGCACTGATAATGGTTAAGTATAGGAATACTAAGCAATGAAGAACTTACTGCTAAATTAAGTTGTTCTTCATTACTGTCCAGATACTAACCTTAGTATGCTTAGATGGTCATCATTAAGTACTTATTACTGTCCAGATACTAGTAATGAAGAACAACTTCTAAGTACTTAATGACATTTACTTAAGGTTTAGCTGAGCTGGATTTGTTGAAAACCAAACCCTTATTGTTAATCACTTACTAATCCGGTGAATAAAATACATGAATTTGCTTAAGCTAACCCCAACAACTTGGCAACAGCAAGCCTAACTCGGCAGTCAGTGATAATGCTTTTTGCCATGGGAAAAACTCTTCCCAGCAACAGCCGGTGAAATTGCCAAATTACTGGTAAACCACTTGAGACTTGCCAAATTGAAGGAGACATTCACTAAACAGAGACAGTGACAGACTTCGATTTCATGTTTAATCGCTGAAGCTCCACCAGTTAGAATAGGATCAcgtctcttctcttcctcataTCTTGCAGTAGAGTGACGAGCGcatcaaaacaaacaaataaaatggtACTTACGTGACAGCAGTAATAACCCGTTACTCCTTTCCCTTTCATCATAATTGCCACTATTGGAAAATAAATGTATTGCAAACATATAATTGCCACTCTTGGAAAATAAATGTATTGCAAACATATGTGATGGAACCCTGGAAAAACTACCGttgaataaaaaaatagatgTCCGAGTTCATGTcaagagtaaaaattttacttccATTTAAAGTTTTACTTATGGTTAATctaggaataaaatttttacCTTTGGTGACATGACCAAATCTCGTACGTCCATTTTTAGATCCGACGGTATATTCTAGATTTACACCacatatgtggtttgcactacatattttccatCCTTTCAAGATCTCAAAGCTACATGAGGATAAAAGAGACTTAATTGGTCTTCAGCTAGTCTAGAAAAATTGGCCTCAAATATACAGGAAACCCGTGACTACAATATACAGTTTAGAACGAATGGGTAAAATAAAACGATTTCCATCAGGTCATCAGCAATGCAAGGCCAAGTTGACTAGAGCTATTGCAGGTTTGCCTTATCTTGCATCTCATCATACAAGAGATAATAGTTACAGGCTTACAGTCAATACTCAATAGAAACCAAGTCCAAAAGGAAACACTCCAAGAGAGGATAACAGTAGCCTGAGTTCAAAAGCACCATGGTACTCCCATACAAAGCTTCACCGGTGCAGTAATACAGTAGACGTTGCACACCATAGATAACAGCTACTACAAGCAATTCAGTCCAAAAGAACAAACAGGAAACATAACAGAGCAAGATCCAAATACACAGATACATCTCGGTAATAGTCCATAGGCATATAGACCATAGCCAGCAGCCAGCGAAATGCAACCACACAAgaataagaagaagaagctcAGACCGATCAGTCAATACGAACCGGTCCCTCTCGTTCATAGCCAAACAGCTGTGTGAGACTCTGGAGGTCTGCAATGCAGGGGGCGAAGGAACAGCACTGCCAGAGGACAAGAGAGCGATTTAACTGGTAACCGAAAGAAGTATTTAGACGAACAATAATGGATGGAAATGATCttgcataaatttatattttcataatgCATTGATGAAACCGTTACCTTTCTGTTCCTTTGTTCTTGTGAATCTGAAGCATAATTCAGTCAATACGCTTCCAACGAATATGCGCAATCTTTGGCCAGCTTTCCCCATCGGGTACTCTACAGCTCTCCTTCAGTAGTGGACAGTCACGTATGTATATGTGCTGCAGGGAGGATGGGAGATCTGGCAAAGATGATATATTGGGGCAGTCCACTATGGATATGCGCTGAAGGGAGGATGGGAGATCTGGCAAACATGATATATTGGGGCAACTGAAGATGTCAAGTTCCTCCAGTCTGGAGAGGCACTTCAGATTTCCCTGCAGGGAACTCATTTGACAACTTTCTAATCGCAGCTGCTTGACAGATGAGGAATTTATAGTTTCTTCAAATGAAACGGATGGCTCCTTGCACCTTTGAAGGATGAGAGACGCTGAACTGTGATACCTTCAGCCGAGATGATGTTGTTCAACACCGCAGAGCTGCTAACATGCAGTAAATCCTGGACACGAAACTTTGACACACACTCAGCAGTAAGCTTCGGGATATCTACCAAACACACGCTGTGAAGTTGAAGGGAAGACAGGCCTTCAAGCACACATAAATCTGGCAAATGATAAAGTGTGAATTCTTTCAGGGAGCTAAGATCACCAACAAACAACGACACAGAGCTTCTGCAGTCGTGTATGAAAATATCTTTCAGATGCGGCCAGTGGCCACAGAACAAGTCGGGTGCAAGCACACAACAACTTATTGCGAGTCTCTTAAGGGACGCTGGCATGAATTCTGCACCGTGTGCCAACTCTAAAGCAGGGCAAGAGTTCAACCTTAAATGCGAAAGGGAAGTAGCAGCTCGCAAGCCCCCCAACGATCCGAGAAACAAGCAGGCATCAATGATCAAACAATCAAGCTTTGTCAATTTTTTCAGGACCTCTTCTGACGGAAGAGTAGTTAAAGACATGATCTTGGATAAGGACAAACATCTCAGAGAAGCTAGGCCACCAAGGCATATGGATAGAGCTGTATCTGTAATTGTGCATGATTTAAGGGAGAGATCACTAAGTCCTGACGGTGGGACCAATGGTAGCCCAATCCTCCTTGCATAAATGAGTCTCATCCTCTGCTCGTGGCAACGCATCCATGCCTTGATGACATCCTTGGTCATCActacttcatcttctctttctaGAGCGCGTTCAATGGTTTGAAGATTTTTTGATATATCAGAGTCCATCAATGCTGCCAACTGCTTCATAGATGAATGATCCGATGACAGTGCATCTAAAAATGGGCCCATCACCCCAACCAAAGCAAATTGTGCAACCAGTTGCTCTGTCCTAGTGGATATGCTCACTATGATCATGATACTCCAGTTCATCATTGGTAACGAAGAGAAGCAGTGGGCACCTACGAATTGACAACGTTGTGAGACCTGCTGGAAGAAATGATAGTTCCTTCATATTCGGGAGATTCTTAAGGCTCAATTCACGGCAACGCCTAAAGAGCTTGGTATTGGATGGTAGCCTTTCTAAAGCGCTGCAGTTATAAAGAGCAAAGGATTCTAGATTCTCAAGCTGGGAACCCTCGAGTAACCAGCTTGGATAGGTAGTCGATTTGTAACCTCTAATTGATAAGTGCTCCAACTGTGGTGGTGGCACGAGGCCTTCAAGAATCTCAACATGTAAACAATTCTCTGGATTCATGTTATTCGCATCATTCCACTCAAGCGTCAATCCTTCAAGACGACTTTTCTGATACAGCTTCGACTCTAAAGCTTCATCCTTGCCAATCACATTCTCAAGATTTCTGAGCGATAAATACCCACCAATTTCGTTCATGTTCCTGAGCTGTCGCAACTCATGTCCCTTCTGTTTTAGGACGTGAAAACTATCAATACGTTGAAGCAAAGTTAGCCGGCCTATGTCAGGAATCCGTGACAGCTCCAATCCATCAGAGTACATTTGAAGATGTCGTAACTTACataaattgcagagtttgtcaGGTAACCTCGATTTCGGACGCAAATAAAGTAACTCTAAATGGTAAAGATCGCATAATGATTTTGGTAGTTCAGAAATCAATGTCTTCTTGATGTTCAAATACCGAAGATGCTTTAGCTGACCGATTGATTCTGGCAACTTTCTAGTGTTGTAAAACGACAAATAAAGTACTTGTAACTTCTTCAGATTCAATACTACCTGCTCGAAAATATTGCTCCCAACATCCACTAGTGGGTCAATGCAGATAAGAGTTCGCAAATGTTGTAGCTTGCAGACACTTGGCTTATGTTGTATAATACTCTCAACACGAACAGATAAATGCCGAACAGTGCATGGTATTTCTCTCACCTTGTCATCTTCTAATCTGAAGCAGTCTTCTCTAGAGAGTGACTCTGCCAAATCATGAAGGAGGTCATGCATAATGTACACCGTACTATCAAATCTTTCAGAAAATGGTTGGAAAAAGGATCCAGAGACCATCTCTTTGAAGTAATCCATGCCGGTATCTTCCATTCTTTTATTCGTATCACGTGCATCAATAAATCCCTCTGCAACCCAAAGGTGAACCAACTCGTCAATTATGTATTTGTAACCTTTTGGAAATAAACTGCAATACAGAAAGCATCTCTGAAGACATGGATCTAATTTCTGATAACTCCACAACAGAGCTCTCTTAGGTTCACTTAAATTGTCTATCTTTATAGTGAGAGCACCTTTCCAATCATCGATATTCATCACCCTTTTCAAGTTGGAACCTACAACTTTTGCTGCCAAAGGAGATCTTCCAAGCCTTTCAGTAATCTTCACTGCATGCTCTTCGAACCAGCCACACATCTGGAGGTCTCGAATTGTGGCTCCAGAGAAAGCATGGTGTTTGAAGAGTGCCTGGAACTCAGTATCTTTCATATTTTCCAAATCAATGACATCTTCAGAGAAAAGAGCAGGTGGAAGTGTCTTAGATCGAGAAGTTACCAGAACTTTGGTTGCCCCATTCTGAGAAGATAGTATGGGAGCAAGTAGCAGGTCCCATTCCTCAACGTCCTGGGATTTATCGAACCAAATGTCGTCCAACACAAGCAGGACTTTCTCTTTTTTCTGCAGTATTTCTTTTAGTTTGTACTGGAGAACGTCCATATTACCAACCCTTTGACACTTCTCTTTTGTTGCAGACTCGATGATCTCCCTTGTATGACGATGGACATCAAGTTTGCGTGAGATGCAAACCCACATCGTGACGTCAAAATGTTCTTGTATCGTCTTGTCATTGTAAACATACTGAGCCAAGGTGGATTTCCCCATGCCTCCAGGTCCAACAATGGAGACAACGAAACGGCTAGCCTCAGCACAAGTCTTGTGTTGGGTAAGAAGATCAACAATGCGATCGCGGTCCGCGTCGCGACCAAACACCTTTGGTGGTGGGGTTGATGTCGCTGCAGTAACGACCACTGTTTTTGTATGTCCAGTTTGTGCCCCCTCTACACTGCTACCAGCCGGTAAGCCAAGCATTTCACGGAAGTCCCTTGCTTTCGCTAGGATGGCCTTGAGCTCCTTCAGCTGGCGTACAAGCTTTATGTTCTTCGGTCGCAGATTGGACAAGCTGCTTGATGCTGCGCGCATAGGTTTCTTAATGATGGAACCGATGGAGGAGGCATGCTCTAGATCTGGAGAAGGATCCTCGCCTCCGTTCTTCACCTTGCGCTTGAGGATGTCGTACTCATGCTCATCCAGCAGGTCCTCGGCATTGTACAAGGCTTCTTTGAGCTCCCGTATCCATTTGTCCAGCTTGGCCCTGTGGTTGCCCTTCTCAGCTTCTTCAATCAACAGCTCGAACTGCGGCATGATGCTGGTCTCCAGTTCACGGAGCTCACTCGCCATGTCCACTCCAAGGTATGTTGAAGCGTCAGCGAGGAGCTTGTTCAGGATCGGTGATGCTGCCAATCGTAAGCTAGCCAATGCCACTTCCGCCATCGGATTGAATTTGCTGTCTCCCTGTTCTCTCTCTTTGTAATTTTGGTAGGTACAGAGATATTGGATGTGAAGATGGAGAAATGTTGGTAAACTTAGAACTAGGAAGATCTAAACAAGGACCGATGGGAACAAGGTGAAAGTAAAAAGCTAGGatgattttgttttttggaTGGGAATTGCTACGAACAAAATACGGGGACAGTACAACAACAAATGATTTTGTTTTCAATGAAAACTACTGGTTTTGGATGGGAAATTAGGAAGAAAACTCTGACGAGtagtttttttgtgtgtgtgtttctttttcttctgaAATGCGAATGGAAGACAGGTGTTTGCAGACGGCAAAACCACCAGGGCCGGATGAATAACCTAAAATCATCGAGAAACAACAACAAAGAAAAAACGAAATCAGTGAACGGCACCGGAGACAGATCAAGTATTTTTGTAGTAGAATAAGATGGATAtgaactaataaaaaaaaacagcaaagCAAGATCTGGAAGCTTTACCCTGTTGCACAGATGAAGTGAAGGAGGACGGAAGCAGCTTGGCTGGAACCAGCGAGCGCCGAGGGGATTGCGAGGTTGCTGCAGCGGATAAGTGGTGTGTGGCAAGAGGAATTGGGATAGGAGTCACTGGACTAATCGACAGCGTCCAAAGATACATGAAAGGAACGTAATAATACCTAAAAGGAACAAACGTTGCACACAGCAATGTCGCTAATCACGGGACCCGCAATATTCTCTAGTGATGTACATGTTCATATCATCGATAATCTCAGTTACTTTCGCAGCAAAATTCAGAAGGGCGTAAAATACTGTAACCAGGCTGCGCATACCTGTTTATTACCTGTCGGCCTTGACAATGGCGGCAGGTTGCCCGGCTCCGGCTGCTCGCtgtgtgctgctgctgccgcggccgccgtcgtcgtgggAGAAGCCCACCCCCGCGATGGTCACCGGGGcagcgagccgccgccgccattgcggAGGTCGCCGCTAGACGGATCCGGTCGAGGATGCCGCCGGGGGCAGGGTCAGGTCGAGGCCAGCCGGAGCTGAATGGATTCGCTGGAGAAGCCagccgtcgttgccgccgctctTGGACTATCGGAACATGCGATGGGGAGTAGCCGGAGAagtagccggcggcggcggcggcgtcggtggattGAGGAGGAGAAGGCTGGAGGGTGTGTTATTCCTCCGGGACGTGGACGGCTGGGATGCATGAGCGTCAAGGGCAAAATGCTGACAGTCGACCAAATAGCATGTTGGCCCGCGCAGTCTATATTTTCTTATGTTTTCTccttatattattcaaatatattagaataacatcataattttaaattttgcaataacttaaCGAAACGTAATATTCATATTCTATTTTATATACgcgttagttattaattatttttaatattaaaatttagttatttgtaaattatatatattcctatatggtttaattttgctttttttttattccgaattttctgtaaattgtatttctatatagactctaggctcttcttccaatattatttatttttatttctgaatttttattatttctaattgtatttctatgtggactctaaactcatctctcaattctcaatattctttaatttttaatttttaatttcagttacttctaaattgtattcctatattgactttaaactcttctttccatgtttttcttaatttcgaattttagttatttgtaaattgtatttttatatggactcaaAACTCTAATtcttattttattatgtttatttcgaattttagttagttttaaattcctatatggactctatactctacttttaatattccttattttttaattccgaatttctatttttttttcttaattgtatttctatatggactctatactctatttctaatatttcttatttttaattccgaatttctgttattttcctaattgtatttctatatgggctctatactctacttctaatattccttatttttaattccgaatttcagttatttcctaactgtatttctatatggactctagtctcctcttctaatattccttatttttaaattacaaatttcaactatttctaaattgtatttctatatggactctagtctcctcttctaatattccttattttttaattccgaatttcagctatttctaaattgtatttctatatggactctgctttttctttttctccgattaatgtgagaatttctaggccatgagagcgaacgtggaggctcatttttctattcctttaataatataatataatagatagattctTTAACAGTGCCAAAACTTGAGTATGTAAATTTTGGCACTATCAACTTTTTTTATAGGGTAAGATTATATTTGATTTGCTATATAAAGCTAACATAAATTGATATCAAATCTAGCATGGGTATTATCAATAAATTGGTTTCGATCCAAACCAAGCACAAGTACTATTTTAACTACCAAAACATTGGTAGGGCCGTAGGGCTAAGTTTTGGTAGGAAAGCCCGTCACCTCTACACCTTTTTCtaaggagtatttttttttcttttttgcgggGCTTTTCTATGGAGTGTTCATGGGTTAATTACCGTTTCACTACTAATAATGACTTAAATGGCATGTTAATTAGCGGCAGTACGAGCTAAGTGTCTTGTACTTGCTATCTCTGTCCACGAAATACCTACTATAGTACTATCATGTCATTTTATAGACAATAAAAACAACTAGAAAATAGTTTGTTTCGAAAATAGTTCTAacgaaacaaattaaaattaaagtaagacattttctatttttaattgATTGTTCGTTATATCTCTTTTTTCTTGAAGAAATCTCGACAAACTTTTATCGGTAATAAATGTAATTTTTACCACCCTGTTAGCCCTCTCTTTAATTGCTCACCATGGGTGGTGCTCACCTCACGCGAAGAGGATGGGGTTCCGGTGGTGGTTGGCGACAGTGGAGGGGCAACCAGGGTGCAGCTCgatgcggcgaacccgaaggTGGCCACGGTGAGTCGAAGCTATTTTTGGTTCTAGGCAGATTTTTACTATTGTTTTCTTGGAAAGTCAAAGTTGCTGCGTGTTTGTGAGCTTGGTAACGATGACCCGAGTTGGACATCATCAGCCGCGTTTCACTCTAGAGTGGAGTAGCAAGCCTTTTTTATCAGCGAGGCATGTCAGTCTGGCTCGACCATGTATGAACGAGACTGATGCTAATGAAGTCAGAGCTACGGTGTCAGCAAGCATGAATGCATGATGTATACCAACGATGACATGAGCCTTGTTGAGTTGTGCTTTGACGCAGGCTAGGTTGCCGTCGTTGCCCTAGTGTTTCTTGGCGAAGTCGGAGTAGCCCGGTCTTGTGGTGTGATATCGATAACGTCACGTCTTTGCCAATGTGTGGGGGTCTTGTTTTCTTTCAACCTTTTACTTGTTCATATGAACGGCGTTTGCTGAGTTTTGGGCTTGGCTATCCTGTGTTTCGTCATCATGGTAGCTTAGGTTAGTTGGAGTGCCGTTGTAATTGTAGTTTTTGCCTAGTCTTTCGTAATTCAGAATGCCAGCTcatctccctcccctcttttctctcttcctcctctatcTCTATCTCACTTTTCTCCTCTCTGCAGGGTGGCTGgaaggtggggaggaggtcgctgGGGCGAGGCGGGAAAGGAGGGCGGCGTCGCACTGGTGGCCGCAGCCGTCGGCGGAGGCAAcgggggcggcgacggaggagaagGGAGGATGTCGGTGTCGCTGCTTCGACACTAGGTGGCTCTTCCCCGGCTACAACTAGCTGCGTCCACGCCCGCGATGAAGTTGCCCGGGCGCGGTGGCGCCCATAGTCCTCGGTGTTGCACACGCGAGGCCGATGCGCGGATGAGCACGGAGGatggcgacgaggaggatgtTGTGCTGAGCACGGGgccggcgcagccgccgcccagCTTCTTCCCGCGCGCTCGCTTGCCACGACGCCCGCTCCTCCTGTCGCCGCCCCCGTCGCGCGGTGGCGGagaggcggtggcagcggcggcaacTGAGCGCGGCTGCGGATGGGGAGCGgccgtctccgtctccgccgtcgccagAGGAAGGCCATGGCGACGGAGGCCGCATGCGCGAACACCCTCGCGGCGCCGCCACAGCGGCGCCGCAGCACGATGAAGATCCCCCGTGCGGCGTGGAGTTAGCGGGAGAGGTAGTGTGCGTAGGACTAGAAGAAGATGTAGCCGGAGGAGCGTGTCCCCGGCGGGAAGCAGAGGAGCCAGCGGAACGGCGTGGTGCGGCTCCAGCCGCGCCACGACCACCGTGTGTCACGTATCTCGGTGAGCGTAGAGAGCAGCATGCCAGCGAAGATGACGGAGGAGACGGTGGCCATCAGGAGCGCGTGTGCCGCGGGCATGGGCCCTAGTGGGAGCGGCCTCCGGCGACGCGCAGGAGGGTGAGGAAGAGCGCGATGTTGGAGGCGAggaagccgaggaggaaggCCCAGGTGGAGAACCACAGCCCCGTGAGGCTCCACCGGAAGGAGACGATTGCCGGGTGCTCGCGCGAGCCAGTAGGCGGTAGTGGTGGAGgcgatggaggtggcggcgggcaTGGTGGTCGTTGGTGTCGGCGTGTGGTTGGCGCGCCTTCCTCCTttcccgccgcccgcgcgctgctcctccgtcggccgcccgccgctcctcccccgccgcccgcccgcagCTCCTTCCCCAGCCGCCGCGTTGTGGGCCTCatgggcggcggccggtgggggAGCCCGCGTGCCGCTCCTTCCCCCGCCGCCAGCACACcgcccctccctcgccgccctccCGCAACGGCTCCTCCCACTGCTGCCGCGTCGCCTGTCACCGCCATCATCGCTGTCGTGTCGCCCATCGCCGGCTGCAGACGCCTGACGCCTCTCCTGCCTTGCTCGGCCGGCGTACAAGAgaatggagagagagatgaggaggggagagaagagaggaaaagagagaggaggatgatGTGTTCACACTAACATATGGGGCTCACGCTGCCTCAGCCGCCActaggataaaaccggggtcaaaaaccaccgaaggatctggttttgttagttgaggacgtccggtatctggttttgcggttgggggatgattttgtaacacaatgacaagttgagggaccttgggtgtacgttttcctttttttgtttttgttttgtacaGAGGGAGTAGGAAACTGTAGCACTGGCCCAACTTGACGGCCCAACGAATCGTTGCTGGCCGATATAGAGGAGGCTCACACCGGGAGATGGAAAATGGATCATACATTCATACAGTAACACCCACTAAACCCTAGCTACAGAATAAGagggttttttctttttcttcctcttgttgaagatcgccgccgcctccctcaccACCGCCACAAACTtcgtctcccgccgccgccgccccccaccGCGACGCCATGGCGCTctaccgccgtctcctcctcctccgccgcctctccacCCTCCACCCgcacccctccctctcctcctcctcctcctccaccgcctcccccgccgccgccgcttccgccacgcaccacctcctccctccccacgcGCCGCTCGCACCCCACGCCCGTGGCTtcgccttctcctccgccgaggaggccgcggccgAGCGGCGGAGGCGCAAGCGGAGGCTCCGCATCGAGCCGCCGCTCCACGCGCTCCGCCGCGACCCTTccgccccgcccccgccgcgcgaCCCCAACGCACCGCGCCTCCCGGACACCACCTCCGCGCTCGTCGGCCCGCGCCTCAGCCTCCATAACCGCGTCCAGTCCCTCATCCGATCCGGCGACCTCGACGGCGCCTCCGTCGCTGCACGCGCCGCGGTCACCTCCCGCGTCCGCCCCACCGTCTTCACCTGCAACGCCGTGGCGGCGTCCATGGTCCGCGCGGggcgccacgacgacgccgtCTCCCTCTTCGACTTCTTCTTCCGCCGATCCAACATCGTCCCCAACGTCGTCTCCTACAACACCCTCATCCTCGCCCACTGCGAGGCCGCCCGCGTCGACTCCGCGCTGCAGGTGTACCGCGAGATGCTCGACAAGGCCCCCTTCTCGCCCTCCGCCGTCACCTACCGCCACCTCACCAagggcctcgtcgccgccggccgcatcCAGGACGCCCTCGATCTCCTGCGCGAGATGCTCAACCGCGGCCAGGGCGCCGACTCCCTCGTGTACAATAATCTCATCGCCGGTTACATCGAGGAAGATAACTGGGACAAGGCATTCGAGCTCTTTGAGGAGCTCCAGGGGAGGTGCTTGGTCTACGATGGTGTCGTGCACACCTCCTTCATGGAGGGGTACTGGAAGAAAGGAATGGACAAGGAGGCCATGGAGAATTACCAGTCGCTATTGGACAAGAAGTTCAGGATGACCCCCGCCACCTGCAATGTGCTGCTTGAGACGCTCTTCAAGCATGATAAGGACAAGGAGGCGAATGACCTCTGGGAGACCATGATCGACAACCACACCCCGCCGAGCTTCATTGGCATCAACAGCGAGTCCTACAATGTCATGGTCAATCAGTGCTTCAAGAAGTGCAAATTCCATGAGGCAATTGAGGTGTTCCACCGGCAGCCCAGGAAGAACGTCCAGATGGACGTTGGCTGCTTCAACAACATCATCGGGAAGCTTTGTGAGAATGGAATGCTTGAAGAGGCAGAGAAGCTTTTTGAGGAAATGGAAACCAAGTCGGTGCTTCCAGACGTGTACACCTACACTTACCTGGTTGATTCATGCTTCAAGGTGGGCCGCGTGGATGATACAATTCAGTATTTCTATAAGATGGCAGACGGAAGGGAGCATGGCCCGAAGTTCAATATTGGTTTCTTCAATCGGATGTTTGAAGGGCTTACAGAAGCTGGCCGG
This window encodes:
- the LOC4338555 gene encoding pentatricopeptide repeat-containing protein At1g10270, with amino-acid sequence MALYRRLLLLRRLSTLHPHPSLSSSSSSTASPAAAASATHHLLPPHAPLAPHARGFAFSSAEEAAAERRRRKRRLRIEPPLHALRRDPSAPPPPRDPNAPRLPDTTSALVGPRLSLHNRVQSLIRSGDLDGASVAARAAVTSRVRPTVFTCNAVAASMVRAGRHDDAVSLFDFFFRRSNIVPNVVSYNTLILAHCEAARVDSALQVYREMLDKAPFSPSAVTYRHLTKGLVAAGRIQDALDLLREMLNRGQGADSLVYNNLIAGYIEEDNWDKAFELFEELQGRCLVYDGVVHTSFMEGYWKKGMDKEAMENYQSLLDKKFRMTPATCNVLLETLFKHDKDKEANDLWETMIDNHTPPSFIGINSESYNVMVNQCFKKCKFHEAIEVFHRQPRKNVQMDVGCFNNIIGKLCENGMLEEAEKLFEEMETKSVLPDVYTYTYLVDSCFKVGRVDDTIQYFYKMADGREHGPKFNIGFFNRMFEGLTEAGRMDDALKVYGRMPDKEIKPNTTTFETLVNALCKEGDLDKARELVSDMAKGGVTPPPEFRDSVIDIFKNAGRQEEIEKAFEEKPVPLPPQPRPEYRPRNSPQGLPGFASNQTRGSYMPHQGQPTYGSQPLHPGVGGSQAIQPQGMPLRPQQPVFGGPQVDKSEFGGRPLQHGPSAPDPRQPGVVSMTQPPNVSTPNTWQHSGVHATQGTHHGMGSPRPWQQSVGIGQVQQTDYSSGPPMQPGFGHPQPPQPMHSAPQTQQPGYGTSHPWHTGFNAPQVQQPSYGGPQSSQHAVGSTQPPQAQFGAPQAPPPLPGFHYQNRPEYGQAVDQHNRFGSPQGEPRFHTQPRQQGFDAQAPGNHALQGQNSFNARRGQVGFGNQGAPPEYGASPSQPSHGAAWNQRGYGLSEDQEDVNQQVVPHAYARVR